A genomic stretch from Corynebacterium faecale includes:
- a CDS encoding chorismate mutase: MTNADENFEIRMPTGTDDPLSDAEIQKYREEIDRLNREILDSVKRRTQIAQVIGKTRMESGGTRLVHTREVAIINQFRDEIGEEGPALAAILLRMGRGKL, encoded by the coding sequence ATGACTAATGCTGATGAAAACTTCGAGATCAGAATGCCCACGGGCACGGATGACCCTCTCTCTGATGCGGAGATTCAGAAGTATCGCGAAGAGATCGACCGCCTCAACCGTGAGATCCTGGATTCCGTGAAACGCCGCACCCAGATCGCCCAGGTGATCGGCAAGACCCGCATGGAATCCGGTGGTACCCGCCTGGTGCACACCCGCGAAGTGGCCATCATCAACCAGTTCCGTGATGAGATCGGCGAAGAGGGACCAGCCCTGGCGGCCATTCTCCTGCGCATGGGACGCGGCAAGCTCTGA
- the pcrA gene encoding DNA helicase PcrA — MNTAHNPFAPLPSQTGEQPGAQVGAELTSGLNEQQQAAVEHIGAPLLIVAGAGSGKTAVLTRRIAYLMRYRGVHPQQILAITFTNKAAAEMRERVSQLVGPVAARMWVATFHSVCVRILRQQAQLVEGLNTNFTIYDSDDSRRLLTMIAKDLELDIKKFSARTLSSAISNLKNELITPADALADAERTHNPFENVVARVYVEYQQRLRRANAVDFDDLIGEVVRIFTEHPQVADHYRRRFRHVLIDEYQDTNHAQYELISTLVGRPDQDPSELCVVGDSDQSIYAFRGATIRNIEEFERDFTNARTILLEQNYRSTQTILSAANAVISQNENRRPKNLWTALGEGEQIIGYVADNEHDEARFIASEIDALADRGMNYSDMAIMYRTNNSSRALEEVFIRTGVPYKVVGGTKFYERKEIRDIIAYLRVLENPDDTVNLRRIINTPKRGIGDRAQAFIALHGENNRISFGQALIDAAADKVDLLGSRGRNAVVKFNELMDALRSELPGMVNEVTGMPDIGQVISRILDITGYKAELEASNDPQDGARLDNLNELVSVAREFSSDAANRMAYDTMDGSEPEVNDNEPEPGSLQAFLERVSLVADADQIPDTEQGVVTLMTLHTAKGLEFPVVFLTGWEDGQFPHLRSLGDAKELAEERRLAYVGITRARKRLYVTRAMLRSSWGNPVTNPASRFLQEVPEDLIDWRREEPTSSYGSAWAPSGSSYGGGYSSGGYGSQTRKTTPSRPSIPTKATRNKELDLAVGDRVNHDKYGLGTVLAADGSGPRATVTIDFGSAGKVRLMLIGGVPMEKL; from the coding sequence ATGAATACTGCACACAATCCTTTCGCCCCCCTTCCCTCCCAGACGGGTGAACAACCCGGTGCCCAGGTCGGAGCTGAACTGACCTCCGGGCTCAACGAACAGCAGCAGGCTGCTGTGGAACACATCGGTGCCCCGCTGTTGATCGTGGCGGGTGCCGGTTCCGGCAAGACCGCTGTGCTCACCCGGCGCATCGCCTACCTCATGCGCTACCGGGGTGTGCACCCCCAGCAGATCCTGGCCATCACCTTCACCAACAAGGCTGCAGCCGAGATGCGTGAGCGCGTCAGCCAGCTGGTGGGCCCCGTGGCTGCACGCATGTGGGTGGCCACCTTCCACTCCGTGTGCGTGCGCATTCTGCGGCAGCAGGCACAGCTGGTGGAGGGGTTGAACACCAACTTCACCATCTATGACTCGGATGATTCCAGGCGTCTGCTCACCATGATCGCCAAGGATCTGGAGCTGGACATCAAGAAGTTCTCCGCCCGGACCCTGTCCTCGGCGATCTCCAACCTGAAAAATGAGTTGATCACCCCGGCCGATGCCCTGGCGGATGCCGAACGCACCCATAATCCTTTTGAGAACGTGGTGGCCCGTGTCTATGTGGAGTACCAGCAGCGCCTGCGCCGTGCCAATGCCGTCGATTTTGATGATCTGATCGGCGAGGTGGTGCGGATCTTCACCGAGCACCCACAGGTGGCGGACCACTACCGTCGCCGCTTCCGCCATGTGTTGATCGATGAGTACCAGGACACCAACCATGCCCAGTATGAACTGATCTCCACCCTGGTGGGCCGCCCGGACCAGGATCCCTCGGAGCTGTGTGTGGTGGGCGATTCTGATCAGTCCATCTACGCCTTCCGTGGTGCCACCATCCGCAATATCGAGGAGTTTGAGCGTGATTTCACCAATGCGCGCACCATCCTCCTGGAGCAGAATTACCGTTCCACGCAGACGATTCTCTCCGCCGCCAACGCGGTGATCTCCCAGAATGAGAACCGCCGGCCCAAGAATTTGTGGACCGCGCTGGGGGAGGGGGAGCAGATTATCGGTTATGTCGCCGATAATGAACACGATGAGGCCCGCTTCATCGCCTCCGAGATTGACGCCCTGGCTGATCGCGGCATGAATTATTCGGACATGGCGATCATGTACCGCACGAATAATTCCTCCCGCGCGTTGGAGGAGGTGTTCATCCGCACCGGTGTGCCCTACAAGGTGGTGGGTGGCACCAAGTTCTATGAGCGCAAAGAAATCCGTGACATCATCGCCTACCTCCGCGTCCTGGAGAACCCCGATGACACCGTGAATCTGCGCCGCATCATCAACACCCCCAAGCGCGGCATCGGTGACCGCGCCCAGGCGTTCATCGCCCTGCACGGGGAGAATAACCGGATCAGCTTCGGGCAGGCGCTTATCGACGCGGCGGCTGACAAGGTCGACCTGCTTGGCTCCCGGGGCCGCAATGCGGTGGTGAAGTTCAACGAATTAATGGACGCGTTGCGTAGTGAATTACCCGGCATGGTCAACGAGGTCACCGGCATGCCGGATATCGGCCAGGTGATCAGCCGGATCCTCGACATCACCGGCTACAAGGCTGAGCTGGAAGCCTCCAATGATCCCCAGGATGGTGCCAGGCTGGATAACCTCAACGAGCTTGTCTCGGTTGCACGCGAGTTCTCCTCCGATGCAGCCAACCGCATGGCCTATGACACCATGGACGGCAGCGAACCCGAGGTCAATGACAACGAACCGGAGCCGGGCAGCCTGCAGGCCTTCTTGGAACGTGTCTCCCTGGTCGCTGATGCCGATCAGATCCCGGATACAGAACAGGGCGTGGTCACGCTGATGACCCTGCACACCGCCAAGGGCCTGGAGTTCCCGGTGGTATTTCTCACGGGTTGGGAGGATGGACAGTTCCCGCACCTGCGGTCCCTCGGCGATGCCAAGGAGCTGGCAGAGGAACGCCGCCTGGCCTATGTCGGGATCACCCGCGCACGCAAGCGCCTCTATGTCACCCGCGCCATGCTGCGCAGCTCCTGGGGTAACCCGGTGACCAACCCGGCATCCCGCTTCCTGCAGGAGGTCCCGGAGGATCTCATCGACTGGCGCCGTGAGGAACCCACCAGCTCCTATGGCTCCGCCTGGGCGCCGTCCGGATCCTCCTACGGTGGTGGCTATTCCTCCGGTGGGTACGGTTCCCAAACCAGGAAGACCACTCCGAGCCGTCCGAGCATCCCCACCAAGGCGACCAGGAACAAGGAGCTGGACCTGGCTGTGGGCGACCGCGTCAATCATGACAAGTACGGCCTCGGTACCGTCCTCGCCGCCGATGGCAGCGGGCCGAGGGCGACGGTGACCATCGACTTCGGCTCCGCCGGCAAGGTGCGCCTCATGCTCATCGGTGGTGTGCCGATGGAGAAGCTCTAG
- a CDS encoding FtsX-like permease family protein, whose protein sequence is MSSFAAATRPTRRDVVKHPWRSLAAIILIMIPVVLAAIGVVLSGSESSSYFLNNPRTSATYMGGVCEQNVNGYLSECEGEPDTQSSEYELLRQNIPEGFTATLTLSGTIEATFGDQSANLYFTQTTADMAPEPGEAFVPQRFLDTLGAEIGDTITLANGAQVTVSAVTPSGTTVFPEPTITSREDYSGLADNDYYGNYGGSWAITGPEAFTWDDVLTLNAVGFTVTSRDVIDNPPPADQVAFEEQSAPYSPSYWDYIAGAIWFVPMAIVAFLLLMLISPVFTISVSRQTRNFALLASQGATPRHIRWAVLMYGLFAGLVGATLGLFLGTVGAAAWWSATYPAWPVVIDWHWLLLVWGLAVVGSTAAAFLPAFIAGRSSIIRGVQGGEADRIMRWRRWMTIGPVSLVLLGLMFLYLQLTDNAGSSQIYSDSVYVPWRETLHGFGTLFAVIAVVASAPMMVWLLGHLKGALAVRLASRDLLRQSMRSIPAVAALAGVIFIATTLMMSSGAESEKSTAATNSVYPQGTMFLSLDNGIESDLDAAVEKVDAQLGGVQRIDVYGYRDLDSWLEVDGYTFGYSGDRDWVYPVSDSLGGTIGIASPELMDFFDVDDADLGGRAVLISSLDEQLQDVRLQVNRYDNRSYDTDDIASTLVDTHPVLPALSGDHLVTEESFADLGLERSYLGAVLVHGEPINSSDTRAIQDFFLDTAGVGLSFPTWNSNQNRDSLVSAAAITGLMIAVMALVLALSSQQIRRQKIVLEAVGAAPNLSRWSNALFGALCALGAALLGLVTGHIGAALTGSLSKVNEDGVTTFYGSLQFIEPLWPMILGTLVIAPLITAAIGWAFTPKVELSEYRD, encoded by the coding sequence ATGAGTTCCTTTGCTGCCGCCACCCGCCCGACCCGGCGCGATGTGGTGAAACATCCGTGGCGGTCGCTGGCTGCCATCATCCTCATCATGATCCCGGTGGTGCTCGCGGCCATCGGTGTGGTCCTCAGTGGTTCCGAGTCCAGTTCCTATTTCCTCAACAATCCCCGCACCTCCGCGACGTATATGGGTGGGGTGTGTGAACAAAATGTCAATGGTTATCTGTCTGAGTGTGAGGGCGAGCCGGATACGCAGAGTTCTGAGTATGAGCTCTTGCGCCAGAACATCCCGGAAGGATTCACCGCCACGCTGACTCTCAGTGGCACGATCGAAGCCACTTTTGGTGACCAGTCTGCAAACCTCTACTTCACCCAGACCACAGCCGATATGGCCCCTGAGCCGGGTGAGGCGTTTGTGCCCCAGCGGTTCCTGGATACCCTCGGCGCAGAAATCGGCGACACCATCACCCTGGCCAACGGTGCCCAGGTCACTGTGTCTGCCGTGACCCCGTCCGGCACGACGGTGTTTCCCGAGCCCACGATCACGTCCCGGGAAGACTACTCGGGCCTGGCTGATAACGATTACTACGGCAACTATGGGGGTTCCTGGGCCATCACCGGCCCAGAGGCCTTCACCTGGGATGATGTGTTGACTCTCAATGCCGTCGGCTTCACAGTGACATCCCGTGATGTGATTGACAATCCCCCGCCTGCGGATCAGGTCGCGTTTGAAGAACAATCGGCACCCTACTCACCCAGCTATTGGGATTATATCGCGGGAGCCATCTGGTTCGTGCCCATGGCGATCGTGGCCTTCCTTCTCCTGATGCTCATCTCACCGGTGTTCACCATCTCCGTTTCCCGACAGACCCGTAACTTCGCCCTGCTGGCTTCCCAGGGGGCAACTCCCCGGCATATCCGCTGGGCTGTGCTCATGTATGGCCTGTTCGCGGGGCTGGTGGGGGCCACCCTCGGCCTGTTCCTCGGCACCGTCGGAGCGGCTGCATGGTGGTCGGCGACCTACCCTGCCTGGCCCGTGGTCATCGACTGGCACTGGTTGCTGCTGGTATGGGGATTGGCGGTGGTCGGCTCCACAGCTGCTGCCTTCCTGCCGGCCTTCATCGCCGGGCGCTCCAGCATCATCCGCGGTGTGCAGGGCGGTGAGGCAGACCGCATCATGCGTTGGCGGAGATGGATGACGATCGGGCCGGTGTCGCTGGTGCTCCTGGGCCTGATGTTTTTGTACCTTCAGCTCACCGACAATGCGGGCTCTTCACAGATCTATTCCGACAGTGTGTACGTCCCGTGGCGGGAGACCCTGCATGGTTTCGGAACGCTCTTCGCGGTTATCGCAGTGGTGGCTTCCGCGCCCATGATGGTGTGGCTGCTGGGTCATCTGAAGGGTGCGCTCGCGGTGCGACTGGCATCCCGTGATCTGTTGCGCCAATCCATGAGATCCATTCCGGCGGTTGCCGCCCTCGCCGGTGTCATCTTCATCGCCACCACCCTAATGATGTCCTCAGGTGCAGAGTCGGAGAAATCCACTGCGGCGACAAACTCCGTCTACCCGCAGGGCACGATGTTTCTGTCGCTGGATAACGGCATTGAATCCGATCTGGATGCCGCGGTGGAGAAGGTGGATGCGCAGCTTGGTGGTGTCCAGCGCATCGATGTTTACGGATACCGCGATCTGGATTCCTGGCTGGAGGTTGATGGCTACACCTTCGGCTACTCAGGTGACCGCGACTGGGTATATCCCGTCAGCGATTCCCTGGGGGGCACCATCGGTATCGCCTCACCGGAACTGATGGATTTCTTCGATGTGGATGACGCTGATCTGGGTGGGCGGGCAGTCCTGATTTCTTCCCTGGATGAGCAGCTGCAGGATGTGAGGCTGCAGGTGAACAGGTATGACAACCGCAGCTACGACACTGACGATATCGCTTCCACCCTGGTGGATACCCACCCGGTGTTGCCTGCCCTGTCAGGGGATCATCTGGTGACCGAGGAGTCCTTTGCCGATCTGGGTCTGGAACGCAGTTATCTGGGTGCGGTGCTGGTGCACGGCGAACCGATCAACAGCAGTGATACCCGAGCGATTCAGGATTTCTTCCTGGACACCGCCGGTGTGGGACTGAGTTTCCCCACCTGGAATTCGAATCAGAATCGGGACAGTCTGGTGTCGGCTGCCGCAATCACCGGGCTGATGATCGCGGTGATGGCGCTGGTGCTGGCTCTGTCCTCCCAGCAGATCCGTCGACAAAAGATCGTTCTGGAGGCAGTGGGTGCCGCACCGAATCTGAGCAGGTGGTCCAATGCCCTTTTCGGTGCGCTGTGTGCCCTCGGCGCGGCCCTGCTGGGGTTGGTCACCGGCCATATCGGGGCTGCCCTCACTGGATCATTGTCCAAGGTCAATGAGGATGGGGTGACCACCTTCTATGGCTCGCTTCAGTTCATCGAACCGCTCTGGCCGATGATCCTGGGCACCCTGGTGATCGCCCCACTGATCACCGCTGCCATCGGGTGGGCGTTCACCCCGAAGGTGGAGCTGTCTGAATACCGGGACTAG
- a CDS encoding ABC transporter ATP-binding protein — protein sequence MNSTQPAALELQKVSCIFGEGARRVVALDSVSLTVEPGELVAVMGPSGSGKSTLLNVAGLLQKPTSGRVLIDGADVSQLSPTRAARARRTKVGVIFQNYNLVSTLTVGENIGLPLELDGADPREAVEIALEEVGLAGLANRFPEEISGGQAQRVAIARALIGPRTVLLADEPTGALDTSTGEEVLRVLRSRIDAGAAGILVTHEPRFAAWADRTIMVRDGVIQP from the coding sequence ATGAATAGCACCCAACCCGCAGCCCTGGAACTGCAGAAGGTCTCGTGCATCTTCGGCGAAGGAGCCCGGCGCGTCGTGGCGCTGGACAGTGTCTCCCTCACCGTCGAACCGGGCGAGTTGGTCGCGGTCATGGGACCGTCCGGATCCGGAAAATCCACCCTGCTCAATGTCGCGGGACTCCTGCAGAAACCGACCTCCGGTCGGGTGCTTATCGACGGCGCCGATGTCTCACAACTCAGCCCCACCCGCGCGGCCCGGGCCCGCCGGACCAAGGTCGGTGTGATTTTCCAGAACTACAACCTGGTGTCCACCCTCACCGTCGGTGAGAATATCGGACTTCCACTGGAACTCGATGGTGCGGATCCCCGCGAGGCCGTGGAGATTGCCCTGGAGGAAGTGGGACTCGCCGGTCTGGCGAACCGCTTCCCCGAGGAGATCTCCGGTGGACAGGCACAACGTGTGGCCATCGCCCGCGCACTCATTGGACCCCGCACCGTTCTGCTCGCCGATGAACCGACCGGAGCCCTGGATACCAGCACCGGTGAAGAAGTTCTGCGGGTATTACGCTCACGCATTGATGCCGGTGCAGCCGGCATTCTGGTGACCCACGAACCCCGCTTCGCGGCCTGGGCGGATCGCACCATCATGGTGCGTGATGGGGTGATCCAGCCATGA
- a CDS encoding PadR family transcriptional regulator, translated as MSIKHALLALLLDEPRSASQLQSQFAETTAGVWPLNIGQVSQTLTRLHRDGHIEAAGTTTGPTGHSADTYKLTPAGTQLVTDWFSTPVVQPVAERDELVTKVALAQTRPDLDLIHLLDTQRASIMEDLRALNRRTRNLPDTRTTDRLLVEKRIFELEAQARWLDRVETLHTPESENGHE; from the coding sequence ATGTCCATCAAACATGCGCTCCTGGCACTGCTCCTGGATGAACCCCGTTCCGCCAGTCAACTGCAGTCCCAGTTCGCAGAAACCACCGCCGGGGTGTGGCCGCTCAACATCGGCCAGGTCTCACAGACCCTGACCCGCCTCCACCGCGATGGCCACATCGAAGCCGCCGGCACCACCACCGGCCCCACCGGCCACAGCGCCGACACCTACAAGCTCACCCCCGCAGGCACCCAGCTGGTCACCGACTGGTTCAGCACGCCGGTGGTCCAACCTGTTGCGGAGCGCGATGAGCTGGTGACCAAGGTCGCCCTCGCGCAGACCCGCCCGGATCTTGACCTGATCCACCTCCTGGACACCCAGCGCGCGTCCATCATGGAGGACCTCCGCGCGCTCAACCGCCGCACCCGCAACCTGCCGGATACCCGGACCACTGACCGGTTGCTCGTCGAAAAGCGCATCTTTGAACTTGAGGCACAGGCCCGCTGGCTTGACCGCGTTGAAACCCTCCACACCCCCGAAAGCGAGAACGGCCATGAATAG
- a CDS encoding M23 family metallopeptidase, whose protein sequence is MPRAFPWLDECDRRWKQAKLQEQTQRVGKHRKISTSQAAKGRVAFVAVATGAVSTAGAGGAAVAQAQTEASASENTVTVDYQLTANEVESDYVGGSSAPQILAIAEFKPVVNLGEQISKTIQYNAERIQADLDNRGPEVVKPAEGAFTSGYGPRWGTIHQGIDIANAVGTPILSVMDGIVIDSGPASGYGNWIRIQHTDGSISVYGHMETLDVSVGQTVRAGEKIAGMGNRGFSTGSHLHFEIHPAGSGPVDPQPWLAARGITL, encoded by the coding sequence ATGCCTCGCGCATTTCCGTGGCTGGATGAGTGTGACAGAAGATGGAAGCAGGCCAAGTTGCAGGAGCAGACCCAGCGGGTGGGCAAGCACCGCAAGATCAGCACTTCCCAGGCGGCCAAGGGTCGCGTGGCTTTTGTTGCAGTAGCAACCGGTGCAGTGTCCACCGCAGGTGCCGGCGGCGCCGCAGTGGCGCAAGCCCAGACCGAGGCATCAGCCTCCGAGAACACCGTCACCGTAGATTATCAACTCACCGCCAATGAAGTTGAGTCTGACTACGTCGGCGGCAGCTCCGCACCCCAGATCCTCGCCATCGCAGAGTTCAAGCCAGTGGTGAACCTGGGCGAGCAGATCTCCAAGACCATTCAGTACAACGCGGAGCGCATCCAGGCCGACCTGGACAACCGCGGCCCTGAGGTAGTCAAGCCTGCCGAGGGTGCCTTCACCTCCGGTTACGGCCCACGTTGGGGAACCATCCACCAGGGCATCGACATTGCCAATGCCGTGGGTACCCCGATCCTTTCCGTCATGGACGGCATCGTCATTGATTCCGGCCCGGCCTCCGGCTACGGCAACTGGATCCGCATCCAGCACACCGATGGATCCATCTCTGTCTACGGCCACATGGAAACCTTGGATGTTTCCGTCGGGCAGACCGTCCGCGCAGGCGAGAAGATCGCCGGCATGGGCAACCGTGGTTTCTCCACCGGCTCCCACCTCCACTTCGAGATCCACCCCGCAGGCTCCGGCCCGGTTGACCCGCAGCCATGGCTGGCAGCACGGGGCATCACACTCTAA
- a CDS encoding cell division protein PerM produces the protein MSTNNSPHSRPSPARRRRPKPQAPAPAQSTAVQQSRLRRLLPAVLIPHGVAVLLVVVAAVAVLMFSATSMVALPATIAQLWLALNMSPVVGSGEVIGVIPMLPAVVMVWAVARRVHRSVRKKVSIADLGVLTLLVLALPLSLAGIASAMLYDASEVLDVDIPPVASMLGRVLLLHLIALGLGMGPRLWRALMRRYRAPEWLVDAAGLAMRFLRTYAAVTLVVVVVMITINYRNFLDSLSGYEDGGAALALIVMSLLYLPNVIISAMGVLVGAPFYFGDGTVSLFSVTLVPLPPLPVLAVIPATASQWAVVLLLIPAVVAVWVCLKNPVRLVVALSAAVFGAAFFLLLSLLAGGPLGVYGYVGLNRLSAAGLVLGYLVVVGLLISGIDRLRSNMRTPVMVEESVDPEYPAEQEYREPEAGPEVDPEPVTEEAVYMESPDGVDTEPEGETSEESANTEESEPAATADNEPDHQPEETDDGSRGSDR, from the coding sequence ATGAGCACGAACAATAGTCCGCATTCACGGCCGAGCCCGGCCCGTCGCCGCCGCCCGAAGCCACAGGCCCCCGCACCTGCCCAGTCCACCGCGGTTCAGCAGTCTAGGCTGCGTCGGTTGCTGCCCGCGGTGCTGATTCCGCACGGGGTGGCAGTTCTCCTCGTGGTGGTGGCGGCAGTGGCCGTCCTCATGTTCTCCGCAACCAGCATGGTCGCTCTTCCCGCAACCATCGCGCAGCTGTGGCTCGCACTCAACATGAGTCCGGTCGTGGGCAGCGGGGAAGTGATCGGCGTGATCCCGATGCTGCCAGCGGTGGTGATGGTGTGGGCGGTTGCCCGCAGGGTGCATCGATCCGTCAGGAAAAAAGTGAGCATTGCGGATCTGGGTGTGCTCACCCTGCTGGTCCTGGCCCTGCCCCTGTCGCTGGCGGGTATCGCCAGTGCCATGCTTTATGATGCCTCCGAAGTGCTGGATGTGGACATTCCCCCGGTTGCCTCCATGCTCGGCCGGGTGCTGCTCCTGCACCTGATCGCCCTGGGGCTTGGGATGGGGCCGCGGTTGTGGCGCGCACTAATGCGTCGCTATCGTGCGCCGGAGTGGCTGGTGGATGCCGCAGGACTGGCAATGAGATTTCTCCGCACCTACGCCGCCGTGACCCTGGTCGTGGTCGTGGTGATGATCACCATCAACTACCGGAACTTCCTGGATTCCCTCTCGGGATATGAAGACGGGGGAGCTGCACTGGCTCTGATCGTGATGAGCCTGCTCTACCTGCCCAACGTGATCATCTCTGCGATGGGTGTGCTCGTTGGCGCTCCGTTCTATTTCGGTGACGGGACCGTGAGCCTTTTCAGTGTCACCCTCGTTCCACTTCCACCTCTGCCGGTCCTGGCGGTCATCCCCGCCACGGCATCACAGTGGGCGGTGGTTCTTCTGCTGATCCCCGCGGTTGTGGCCGTATGGGTGTGCCTGAAGAATCCCGTGCGCCTGGTGGTGGCCCTTTCCGCCGCGGTATTCGGCGCGGCGTTCTTCCTCCTGCTGTCTCTGCTCGCCGGTGGACCCCTGGGTGTGTACGGCTATGTGGGCCTGAACCGTCTGTCAGCCGCTGGCCTGGTCCTTGGTTATCTCGTTGTTGTGGGGCTGCTCATCTCGGGTATTGACAGGCTGCGTTCCAACATGCGGACACCGGTGATGGTGGAAGAGTCTGTGGACCCTGAATACCCTGCCGAGCAGGAATACCGTGAGCCTGAAGCGGGGCCAGAGGTAGATCCAGAGCCTGTGACCGAGGAGGCTGTATATATGGAGTCTCCAGACGGAGTTGACACTGAACCGGAGGGAGAAACCTCTGAGGAATCAGCAAACACTGAGGAATCAGAGCCCGCCGCCACCGCAGACAATGAGCCTGACCATCAACCCGAGGAAACCGATGATGGTTCCCGGGGATCCGACCGTTAA
- the purN gene encoding phosphoribosylglycinamide formyltransferase gives MVPGDPTVNIVSVNSDSTTTIVVLASGTGTLLQALIDAQGSYRIVGVVSDVGCGAIDRAMNAGISTRVVPLGGDRAAWNTELADAVAAHEPDLVVSAGFMKILGGGFLSRFPSRIINTHPALLPSFPGAHAVRDALVYGVKVTGSTVHLVDEGVDTGPIIAQRPVPVEGGDDETRLHERIKQVERKLIVEVLNGVEISRVQGGVQLNWRG, from the coding sequence ATGGTTCCCGGGGATCCGACCGTTAACATTGTGTCTGTGAATTCTGACTCAACAACCACCATTGTTGTTCTGGCCTCGGGTACCGGAACGCTGCTGCAGGCTCTGATTGATGCCCAGGGGAGCTACCGGATCGTCGGTGTGGTCTCTGATGTCGGGTGCGGCGCGATCGACCGTGCCATGAACGCTGGCATCAGTACCCGGGTTGTGCCGTTGGGTGGTGATCGTGCCGCCTGGAATACGGAACTCGCCGATGCGGTGGCCGCCCATGAACCGGATCTGGTCGTCTCAGCGGGATTCATGAAAATTCTCGGTGGGGGATTCCTATCCAGGTTTCCCTCCCGCATCATCAACACCCACCCGGCTCTCCTGCCATCCTTCCCAGGGGCCCATGCTGTCCGGGATGCCCTGGTATACGGGGTGAAGGTCACCGGATCCACCGTCCATCTCGTGGACGAAGGTGTGGATACCGGCCCCATCATCGCGCAGCGACCGGTGCCGGTGGAGGGCGGCGATGATGAAACCCGCCTGCATGAAAGAATCAAGCAGGTGGAGCGTAAACTCATTGTAGAAGTCCTGAATGGTGTGGAAATCTCCCGCGTTCAGGGTGGCGTACAACTCAACTGGAGAGGCTAA